From one Trueperella pyogenes genomic stretch:
- a CDS encoding IS3 family transposase (programmed frameshift), giving the protein MAKRYSLEFKDRVVRMVADRLGDDPSVTQWQAIEKIALRLGVSNESLRRWYDQHLIDSGKKGGITREEHEEIKRLKREVVQLRRANEILKLASAFFASGTRPPREQMIAFIDEYRDRFSVECICRVLGEHTIGGFITSCGYRLAKSRPASARSIRDRMLIEELKKIHARNYGVYGGRKMWHAARRAGWDIGRDQVAWLMRIAGISGVRRGRVPVTTRPAPAPDTRPDLVGRQFKASRPNELWVADITYVRTLSGFVYTAFVTDVFSHKIVGWATRSTMTTKALPLEALEQAIMGAKEGLDGLVHHADHGSQYTSIAYSDKLANYAIKSSTGSVGDSYDNALAESVNGLYKSKLIYSQSWASLTEVEWATLNWVHWWNTERLHESLDYTTPQEIIDKYNQTRSAKLTPV; this is encoded by the exons ATGGCCAAGAGGTATTCACTAGAGTTTAAGGATCGCGTGGTGCGGATGGTTGCGGATCGTCTAGGCGATGATCCGAGCGTGACGCAGTGGCAGGCGATTGAAAAGATCGCCTTGAGGCTTGGGGTATCGAATGAGTCATTGCGGCGCTGGTATGACCAGCATCTGATTGATTCGGGTAAGAAAGGCGGAATAACGCGTGAAGAACACGAAGAGATCAAACGGTTAAAACGCGAGGTGGTGCAATTACGGCGGGCGAACGAGATTTTGAAACTCGCGTCAGCTTTTTTCGCGTCCG GAACTCGACCACCCCGGGAGCAAATGATCGCGTTCATTGACGAATATCGTGATCGTTTCTCGGTCGAGTGCATCTGCCGGGTACTGGGCGAGCATACGATTGGAGGGTTTATCACCTCCTGTGGCTACCGGCTAGCTAAAAGTCGGCCTGCCAGCGCTAGGAGCATACGAGACCGGATGCTGATCGAGGAGCTAAAGAAGATCCATGCTCGCAATTATGGCGTGTATGGGGGACGTAAGATGTGGCATGCAGCCCGCCGTGCCGGGTGGGATATTGGCCGTGACCAGGTCGCCTGGCTGATGAGGATCGCCGGGATTAGCGGTGTTCGCCGCGGCCGGGTGCCGGTGACCACCCGGCCGGCACCAGCGCCGGATACTCGCCCGGATCTAGTTGGCCGGCAGTTCAAGGCCAGCAGGCCTAACGAGTTATGGGTCGCTGATATCACCTACGTACGCACCTTGTCAGGGTTTGTCTACACAGCATTCGTCACCGACGTCTTTAGCCACAAGATCGTGGGCTGGGCGACTCGGTCGACCATGACCACCAAGGCTCTTCCACTAGAGGCACTTGAGCAGGCCATCATGGGTGCGAAAGAGGGTCTTGATGGTCTGGTTCATCATGCTGATCACGGCTCGCAATACACATCGATTGCTTACAGCGATAAGCTCGCCAACTACGCGATTAAGTCATCGACCGGTTCGGTCGGTGATTCTTACGATAACGCCCTAGCTGAGAGTGTCAACGGTCTGTACAAGAGCAAGTTGATCTACTCCCAGTCCTGGGCATCCCTGACCGAGGTCGAATGGGCTACCTTGAACTGGGTCCACTGGTGGAATACTGAACGGCTCCACGAATCACTCGACTACACCACCCCACAGGAGATCATCGATAAATATAATCAAACCCGGTCAGCCAAACTGACCCCCGTATAA
- a CDS encoding MFS transporter: MSRNSKVNAHSAQRFQSRVALLSGAGMFLDGFDVSVIAVALPGLKAAWNIEGALIEGIVASSAIIGMFFGMLFGGKLADALGRRKTYIIDLSGFVIFALAAALTQNVWQLIASRFLLGLFIGADYPISSAITAEFTAPHKRGRFIIFMSLLWQAGAFAAYVTGILMFPLGANAWRYMLLVGAILAGVVLILRADVPESPRWLRQHGRLDEANAIMAALTAEHGTYFDPDTVRASTKKGSWWELFSPTMLRSTIFCSSFWFAFAVSFYGIQMYTPSILKPFTQGSQVLAYVGSSVIALLGVAGAAIGMYTVERFGRRKQIIWCFVGMILVLVTLAVTENPNLAALTVLLSVAILLANLGPGVLNMVYPNELFPTRLRGSGVGFAGSISRVGAILGVTIFPVLVKTWGVSNATWLFAGVAIFGLLISLWLAPETMGKSLEELEDLAERGWKDENGKRIKN; the protein is encoded by the coding sequence ATGTCTCGCAATTCAAAGGTGAATGCGCACTCGGCGCAGCGTTTCCAAAGCAGGGTCGCGTTGCTATCCGGAGCAGGTATGTTTCTGGACGGCTTCGATGTGTCGGTCATAGCAGTGGCACTGCCCGGTCTGAAGGCCGCGTGGAACATTGAAGGAGCCCTCATTGAAGGCATCGTGGCCTCTTCAGCCATCATTGGCATGTTCTTCGGAATGCTCTTCGGCGGAAAGCTCGCCGACGCGCTAGGCCGCCGCAAAACATACATCATCGACCTATCCGGATTCGTGATCTTCGCGTTAGCAGCGGCGTTGACGCAGAACGTCTGGCAACTCATTGCCTCGCGCTTCTTGCTCGGTCTGTTTATCGGCGCGGACTACCCCATCTCTTCTGCCATCACGGCGGAGTTCACCGCTCCGCATAAGCGCGGGCGGTTCATCATTTTCATGTCGCTACTATGGCAAGCCGGAGCTTTCGCCGCCTACGTTACCGGCATTCTCATGTTCCCGCTGGGGGCAAACGCGTGGCGCTACATGCTCTTGGTCGGAGCGATCCTCGCGGGCGTCGTGCTGATCCTTCGCGCCGACGTGCCCGAATCGCCCCGCTGGTTGCGCCAACATGGCCGCCTCGATGAAGCCAACGCCATCATGGCGGCCCTCACTGCCGAACACGGCACTTACTTTGACCCAGACACGGTTCGCGCCTCCACCAAGAAAGGCTCTTGGTGGGAGCTCTTCTCTCCGACGATGCTCCGCTCCACGATTTTCTGCAGCTCTTTCTGGTTTGCCTTCGCTGTATCCTTCTACGGCATTCAAATGTATACTCCCAGCATCCTCAAGCCGTTTACCCAGGGCTCTCAGGTCCTGGCATACGTCGGCTCGTCCGTCATTGCTCTCTTAGGCGTGGCCGGCGCAGCCATCGGCATGTACACGGTAGAGCGTTTTGGCCGCCGCAAGCAGATCATCTGGTGCTTTGTCGGCATGATTCTCGTGCTGGTCACTCTTGCCGTTACGGAGAATCCGAATCTCGCCGCCCTGACCGTACTGCTATCGGTGGCGATCCTCCTGGCTAACCTCGGCCCGGGCGTGCTCAACATGGTGTATCCCAACGAACTATTCCCCACGCGGCTACGCGGATCCGGCGTCGGTTTCGCCGGATCGATCTCCCGTGTGGGGGCCATTCTCGGCGTGACGATATTCCCCGTGCTCGTCAAGACCTGGGGCGTATCGAACGCCACGTGGCTCTTTGCCGGCGTCGCGATCTTCGGCCTTCTCATTTCTCTCTGGCTCGCCCCAGAAACTATGGGGAAGTCTTTGGAGGAGCTCGAGGATCTTGCCGAGCGCGGCTGGAAAGATGAGAACGGAAAGCGGATCAAGAACTAA
- a CDS encoding Tm-1-like ATP-binding domain-containing protein, with the protein MATVVLQGTLDTKEEDCLWVKTKLQELSIDTLIVDVGSFSTSLVADISSEEVIRSAGEDPELLRERHDRGEMMEVMGRGAARLVSELATGGQIHGFLSFGGSGGSAVAAPVMQTLPIGFPKLLVSTMASGDVSPYVGSVDTTIMYSVVDVAGINSISEKVLGNAVAAIAGMANNYQHVSTAQIPVTKPVIGISMFGLTTPAASEAKEWLLERNYEVQIFHATGSGGRSLEKLIESGLIDGVLDLTTTELADELIGGVLTAGPNRLTAAGKAGIPQVVSLGAIDMVNFGPKETVPEQFADRNFVIHNPTVTLMRTTKEENAQLGKEIGEKLRLSTGNTEVFVPTSGFSGIDCEDGQFWDPEADQEAIRNLENALHGSKIPVHKIDVNINDEGFGRQMAEALHNLITKKSTIL; encoded by the coding sequence GTGGCAACAGTTGTGTTGCAAGGAACTCTTGACACAAAAGAAGAAGATTGTCTTTGGGTCAAGACCAAACTGCAAGAACTATCGATCGACACGCTGATTGTCGACGTAGGATCATTTTCAACAAGCCTCGTCGCCGATATCAGTTCCGAAGAGGTAATTAGGAGTGCTGGAGAGGATCCCGAACTCCTTCGGGAACGCCACGACCGTGGTGAAATGATGGAAGTTATGGGTAGGGGCGCCGCCCGACTAGTTAGTGAACTCGCAACAGGAGGCCAGATTCATGGTTTCTTATCTTTTGGCGGTTCAGGTGGATCCGCTGTCGCCGCCCCAGTCATGCAAACGCTACCAATTGGGTTCCCTAAACTACTCGTCTCAACGATGGCGTCAGGCGATGTTAGCCCTTACGTCGGCAGCGTAGACACAACAATTATGTATTCGGTGGTAGATGTTGCCGGGATAAATTCGATTTCTGAAAAGGTGCTGGGCAATGCTGTTGCAGCGATTGCAGGAATGGCAAACAACTACCAACACGTGAGCACGGCTCAGATACCGGTTACGAAACCCGTAATCGGTATCTCCATGTTTGGGCTAACTACTCCAGCAGCAAGCGAAGCTAAAGAATGGCTCCTGGAAAGGAACTATGAGGTTCAAATATTCCATGCCACGGGCTCTGGTGGAAGATCATTGGAAAAGCTAATCGAATCGGGCCTGATTGACGGGGTTCTTGACCTCACCACTACTGAGCTAGCCGACGAACTCATCGGCGGTGTATTGACAGCGGGTCCCAATCGATTGACTGCAGCAGGTAAAGCGGGCATCCCTCAAGTTGTAAGTCTTGGCGCAATCGACATGGTGAACTTTGGTCCTAAGGAAACTGTGCCAGAACAATTTGCTGACCGTAATTTTGTCATTCATAATCCGACAGTCACACTCATGCGCACGACCAAAGAAGAGAATGCCCAGTTGGGTAAGGAGATCGGAGAGAAGCTTCGACTCTCGACTGGAAACACCGAAGTATTTGTCCCAACATCCGGCTTCTCCGGTATCGATTGCGAAGATGGCCAATTCTGGGATCCAGAAGCGGACCAGGAAGCGATTCGGAACTTGGAAAATGCACTGCACGGTTCAAAGATCCCAGTCCACAAAATCGACGTGAACATCAACGATGAAGGCTTCGGCCGACAAATGGCTGAAGCACTACATAATCTCATCACCAAGAAATCGACAATCCTATGA
- a CDS encoding bifunctional metallophosphatase/5'-nucleotidase encodes MTISLIRSKLLTVLAAIACMLALPSTAAAAANKPNSAPNAHASILFFQDGHDIAPVKQGTKDKPEFHGGIARLATVLAAQKARGVPTDVAFGGDLGGGTLFGALFHGSAMVEAFNTLGVNIAGFGQHDFDYGLDVLRKNVSNSSFPWVSTNLQIAGEPLNGSGNVTAIRTVGGVRIGYLGFTLGMETTTAGKDVSQIDYVTAAKAALPQLAGADVIVALAQFPRAEDAKRLLSEVPQIDVVLREENAFAQEGNDVTMLPDGRFAVAPEGNYGSLARINFAKSPDGKWKTTHEEIQVNADVPEDPGMLALQNKYVEALDKQLATQVACSDKAYAKPQPLGALAAEAFRRAGDAQLGWLNAGGMRAALPAGPLTRKNILAVFPYDNKVMKIKVTGAQLRHALEQGADSSPNGDGGGYPILAGATFTYDADARPGAKISNLKLADGTAVDDSSSFTLALTNYVFNGGNNVTAFKDAEIILDAGFAGSDFDALVAHLAKNGKCDSSGTAGAPHPEPTSSPGADNADQATVRTPDASLSPHSPADPRKTAPRETVSLANTGANIRTLVGGVVLLLTAGFLFRVVSSINQRQREVTGLKGAQRMRSPWR; translated from the coding sequence ATGACGATATCCCTAATACGTTCCAAGCTACTGACGGTGCTAGCAGCGATTGCGTGCATGCTTGCGCTACCAAGCACTGCCGCGGCTGCCGCCAACAAGCCTAATTCCGCACCAAATGCACACGCGTCTATTCTTTTCTTTCAAGATGGTCACGACATTGCCCCAGTCAAACAGGGCACCAAGGACAAGCCCGAGTTTCATGGTGGAATCGCACGTCTCGCCACCGTTCTCGCGGCTCAAAAAGCGCGCGGAGTTCCCACTGATGTTGCCTTCGGCGGAGACCTCGGCGGTGGCACGCTCTTCGGCGCGCTCTTCCATGGGAGTGCCATGGTCGAAGCTTTTAACACGCTTGGCGTGAATATCGCCGGCTTCGGCCAACACGATTTCGACTACGGCCTGGACGTTTTACGCAAAAACGTCTCAAACTCAAGTTTTCCGTGGGTATCTACAAATCTTCAAATTGCGGGCGAACCGCTCAACGGCAGTGGGAACGTGACGGCTATCCGCACAGTCGGCGGCGTAAGGATCGGTTACCTCGGTTTTACCCTCGGCATGGAAACCACGACAGCGGGTAAGGATGTCTCTCAAATCGATTACGTCACTGCCGCTAAGGCTGCACTTCCGCAGCTTGCAGGCGCCGATGTTATCGTCGCCTTGGCCCAGTTTCCTCGCGCCGAAGACGCCAAGCGCCTCCTAAGCGAAGTCCCCCAAATCGACGTCGTCCTGCGCGAGGAAAACGCCTTTGCACAAGAGGGCAATGACGTGACTATGCTCCCGGACGGCCGTTTCGCCGTCGCTCCTGAGGGCAACTACGGCTCGCTCGCACGCATCAATTTTGCCAAGAGCCCAGATGGAAAATGGAAGACCACGCACGAGGAAATCCAGGTCAATGCGGATGTGCCGGAAGACCCCGGTATGCTCGCATTACAGAACAAGTACGTCGAAGCGCTCGATAAACAGCTCGCCACGCAGGTGGCTTGTTCCGACAAGGCATATGCAAAGCCGCAGCCTCTTGGCGCCTTAGCTGCGGAGGCATTCCGCCGCGCCGGCGACGCTCAGCTCGGCTGGCTTAACGCGGGTGGCATGCGTGCTGCGCTCCCCGCAGGTCCACTCACCCGAAAGAATATCCTCGCTGTCTTCCCTTACGACAACAAGGTTATGAAGATAAAAGTCACGGGCGCACAGCTCCGTCACGCCCTTGAGCAGGGCGCTGATTCTTCTCCGAACGGTGACGGCGGCGGATACCCCATCCTCGCAGGGGCGACCTTCACCTACGACGCCGACGCCCGCCCCGGCGCCAAGATCTCCAATCTTAAACTCGCCGACGGCACGGCGGTCGACGACTCGTCCTCCTTCACCTTGGCTCTCACGAACTACGTGTTCAATGGCGGAAATAATGTTACGGCTTTTAAAGACGCCGAGATCATTCTCGATGCAGGGTTCGCCGGTTCTGATTTCGACGCCCTCGTTGCTCACTTGGCTAAGAACGGAAAGTGCGACAGTTCTGGGACCGCCGGTGCGCCGCACCCGGAGCCGACGTCGTCTCCGGGTGCGGACAACGCTGACCAAGCAACAGTACGGACGCCCGACGCTTCGCTATCCCCGCACTCGCCGGCGGACCCACGCAAGACAGCCCCGCGCGAGACTGTCAGTCTGGCAAATACGGGTGCGAACATCCGCACTCTCGTTGGAGGCGTCGTGCTTCTCCTTACGGCGGGATTCCTATTCCGCGTTGTAAGCAGTATCAACCAACGTCAGCGTGAGGTGACAGGGCTCAAGGGCGCGCAGCGCATGCGGAGTCCCTGGCGCTAG
- a CDS encoding cupin domain-containing protein, which produces MAEYQNLNLSAAHTGIFAELPIVKSATTSRVVVNNPLLRVVVFAFDTGQELTEHATPRAVIVQLNSGKMSFTIDGEESTLDAGDIVYLAPGTPHALRALEPCHLTLTLVDTAYNAE; this is translated from the coding sequence ATGGCTGAATACCAGAACCTCAATCTGTCCGCCGCCCACACCGGCATCTTCGCCGAGCTGCCGATTGTGAAGTCGGCGACGACATCGCGAGTGGTGGTCAATAATCCGCTGCTGCGCGTCGTCGTTTTTGCTTTCGACACCGGTCAGGAGCTAACCGAGCACGCGACGCCGCGCGCGGTTATTGTCCAGCTCAACAGCGGCAAGATGAGCTTTACGATCGATGGGGAAGAGTCGACACTCGACGCTGGCGACATCGTCTACCTAGCGCCAGGGACTCCGCATGCGCTGCGCGCCCTTGAGCCCTGTCACCTCACGCTGACGTTGGTTGATACTGCTTACAACGCGGAATAG
- a CDS encoding aminotransferase-like domain-containing protein gives MTTLGVDTLCRTLSGWNNLASSVGQSLEEAFIHAIEAGFIPTGSTLPPQRELSKSLAVGRGTLQAALKNLENRGYLEIVQGSGARVRSARARSSYHGSGRLFSLTNAPAPYIDLTSGALPASPVMSRMGLPKIPEISDYLETDGYFPAGIPVLRHKIAEYLSSQGIPTEANQILVTNGAQQATMLSTRMTLSRGESVLVEDPTYRGALEIFAVRGVQTIALSRDTQGISPSELANKSKYSRVLYCQTSVHNPTGLVTGTRRRTQLAEISKANNLTVIEDCCSFDLTKSVSPAGTLAPMLRPDQLIQVGTLSKLFWGGLRIGWLRSTPETIRLLSECRKTEDLATPVIDQLLAAQLLDRAHEALEQRRRQLRKQYESVSECIFEAFPEWKIHQWAGGTTLWIDTGGKSSMLIAKAREAGVALSGGPTFSPTNSYETFIKFPIWRDIDTVKSALQRIREVC, from the coding sequence ATGACTACGCTCGGGGTCGACACACTTTGTCGTACGCTTTCTGGATGGAACAATCTTGCGTCATCGGTCGGGCAATCATTGGAGGAAGCCTTTATTCATGCCATTGAAGCAGGATTTATTCCAACAGGTTCTACATTGCCACCACAGAGAGAACTCTCGAAGAGTTTGGCTGTGGGGCGTGGCACTCTCCAAGCAGCCCTCAAGAACTTGGAAAATCGTGGCTATCTGGAGATAGTCCAGGGTTCCGGAGCTAGGGTACGTTCGGCTCGCGCTCGGTCGAGCTATCACGGATCTGGCCGATTATTCTCGTTGACCAATGCGCCCGCCCCGTACATTGACCTGACGTCGGGGGCTTTACCAGCTTCACCAGTCATGAGCCGAATGGGCCTTCCAAAGATCCCTGAAATCAGCGACTATCTTGAAACCGATGGATACTTTCCTGCAGGAATACCAGTTTTACGGCACAAGATTGCTGAATACCTCTCGAGCCAGGGAATCCCGACTGAAGCCAACCAGATTTTGGTGACTAATGGAGCTCAGCAGGCCACCATGCTGAGCACGAGGATGACGCTTTCTCGCGGAGAATCTGTTCTAGTCGAAGATCCTACCTATCGAGGCGCGTTGGAGATCTTCGCGGTGCGGGGCGTTCAGACTATCGCCCTATCACGAGATACGCAAGGGATTTCTCCGTCTGAATTAGCTAACAAAAGCAAGTATTCGCGTGTCTTGTATTGCCAAACTAGCGTTCACAATCCGACTGGCCTTGTGACCGGCACTCGCAGGAGGACACAGCTGGCCGAGATCTCTAAAGCTAACAATCTTACTGTTATAGAGGATTGCTGCAGTTTCGACCTCACCAAGAGCGTCAGTCCTGCCGGAACACTTGCTCCGATGCTACGGCCAGATCAGCTGATTCAAGTTGGAACACTGTCAAAACTGTTTTGGGGTGGGCTTAGAATTGGATGGCTTCGTTCAACTCCCGAAACTATTCGTCTATTGAGCGAGTGTCGGAAAACCGAGGATTTGGCTACTCCTGTCATAGATCAATTGCTTGCAGCGCAACTCCTTGATAGGGCACATGAAGCCCTCGAGCAACGTAGAAGGCAGCTCCGAAAGCAGTACGAATCTGTCTCGGAATGCATTTTCGAGGCGTTTCCAGAATGGAAGATTCATCAGTGGGCAGGAGGAACTACTTTGTGGATAGACACAGGGGGAAAAAGCTCAATGTTGATCGCGAAAGCTAGGGAAGCTGGAGTTGCCCTTTCTGGAGGTCCAACGTTTTCGCCGACGAATAGCTACGAAACCTTCATCAAGTTCCCAATCTGGCGTGACATCGATACCGTCAAGAGTGCTCTCCAAAGAATCCGTGAAGTGTGCTAA
- a CDS encoding LacI family DNA-binding transcriptional regulator — MKQVNREDVAREAGVSVATVSYVINDGPRPVAPATRARVLAAIEKVGYKPNILARALAGGQSNTYGFVAPNITNPFIGEIAHALQAHAQERGKLVLFGDSADNEQREHELLSAMLARQVDGIIYMGVTEKLAVDLLKESTTPVVVVTHSDSDGHFPSVRINEVKACAILTQHMLDHGYTSLGLLTGPTTMMNSRLRLDGMRMPLANVGIAPVAIGWKAYSRAAGYRWATELVADGKLPRAIVTGNERQAAGVVAALSDKGIDVPGQVAVAALNGSSASAYSTPSLTCIRQPMDSIASEVFRLFADYESTQMRGYECGFDLAIGQSCGCRRPLSRESLATWNTPEPDSLDSAAGVAKLSQEDSHA, encoded by the coding sequence ATGAAGCAGGTCAATCGCGAAGACGTTGCGCGTGAAGCAGGCGTTTCTGTGGCCACCGTTAGCTACGTCATCAACGACGGTCCGCGCCCCGTTGCCCCGGCGACACGCGCACGAGTTCTCGCCGCTATCGAAAAGGTCGGATATAAGCCCAATATTCTGGCGAGGGCACTCGCTGGCGGCCAGTCAAACACTTACGGCTTCGTCGCTCCTAACATCACCAACCCCTTCATCGGGGAAATCGCTCACGCGCTGCAGGCACACGCGCAGGAGCGAGGCAAGTTGGTTCTTTTCGGGGACTCGGCGGATAACGAGCAGCGCGAACACGAGCTGTTGTCGGCAATGCTCGCACGCCAGGTCGACGGGATCATCTACATGGGAGTCACAGAGAAGCTGGCAGTTGACCTGCTCAAGGAGTCAACGACGCCGGTCGTCGTCGTAACTCACTCCGATTCGGACGGCCATTTCCCCAGCGTTCGCATCAACGAGGTCAAGGCGTGCGCCATACTCACCCAACACATGCTTGATCATGGCTACACGTCCCTAGGCCTGTTGACTGGCCCGACGACGATGATGAACTCCCGTCTCCGTCTCGACGGCATGAGGATGCCGCTGGCAAATGTGGGGATCGCCCCGGTAGCAATCGGCTGGAAAGCGTATTCGCGAGCAGCCGGTTATCGCTGGGCAACCGAGCTGGTGGCGGACGGTAAGCTGCCGCGCGCGATCGTGACGGGTAATGAGCGCCAGGCGGCCGGCGTCGTGGCTGCATTAAGTGATAAGGGCATCGATGTGCCCGGCCAGGTCGCCGTGGCTGCGCTCAACGGTTCGTCGGCGAGTGCCTACAGTACGCCGTCGCTCACGTGTATCCGCCAACCGATGGATAGCATCGCCAGCGAGGTTTTCCGACTGTTTGCCGACTACGAGAGCACGCAGATGCGCGGATACGAGTGCGGTTTCGACTTGGCGATTGGACAGTCTTGTGGTTGCCGTCGGCCGTTGTCGCGAGAGAGCCTGGCGACCTGGAATACGCCCGAACCGGATAGTCTGGACTCGGCTGCCGGCGTCGCGAAATTGTCACAAGAGGATAGTCATGCATAG
- a CDS encoding MgtC/SapB family protein: protein MHDLFNVESFGFQILAMASTALLCLLLGIERYFHQKNAGVKTHVLVGLGACLFTLVSGFGFAGATGDVDPSRIAAQIVSGIGFLGAGLIFVNNDTVKGLTTAATIWVSAAIGMACGAGLVPLAFATIAIHYVLIFLVWPLVARLPASHRHDRTVIEYEIGHGTMPAILVEASRHGYKATVKSTAPIQTEHGRGMRVVMHFEGPHPQDRLIHEIAEIEGVYAVDRVEQGGLE, encoded by the coding sequence ATGCACGACTTGTTTAACGTTGAAAGCTTCGGCTTTCAAATACTTGCCATGGCCTCCACGGCGTTACTCTGCCTCCTGCTGGGCATCGAGCGCTATTTCCACCAGAAGAACGCCGGCGTCAAAACCCATGTGCTCGTGGGCCTGGGGGCGTGTCTGTTCACTCTCGTGTCGGGCTTTGGTTTTGCGGGAGCCACAGGGGACGTGGATCCGAGCCGTATTGCCGCCCAGATTGTCTCTGGCATCGGCTTCCTGGGAGCAGGACTCATCTTTGTCAATAATGATACGGTCAAGGGTCTGACGACGGCGGCCACCATCTGGGTCTCGGCAGCTATCGGAATGGCGTGCGGCGCTGGCCTCGTACCGCTGGCCTTCGCCACCATCGCGATCCACTATGTTCTCATTTTTCTCGTCTGGCCACTGGTGGCTCGTCTGCCCGCTAGCCACCGCCACGACCGCACCGTGATTGAATATGAGATCGGACATGGAACCATGCCCGCTATCCTCGTTGAAGCATCTCGGCACGGGTACAAAGCGACGGTGAAATCTACCGCGCCGATCCAGACCGAGCACGGGCGTGGTATGCGCGTCGTCATGCACTTTGAAGGCCCCCATCCGCAAGACCGCCTGATCCACGAAATCGCTGAAATTGAAGGCGTGTACGCAGTAGATCGAGTCGAGCAGGGTGGCCTGGAGTAA
- a CDS encoding phosphoenolpyruvate hydrolase family protein gives MSRQTILERLHTQVESGHPIVGGGAGTGISAKAAEAGGIDLIIIYNSGRFRMAGRGSLSGLLAYGNANEIVMEMANEVLPVVKKTPVIAGVNGTDPFVVMEHFLKKIKAIGFAGVQNFPTVGLIDGIFRQNLEETGMGFGPEIDMIRMAHEMDLLTTPYAFDEEQARELTKAGADILVPHMGLTTSGSIGARTALTLEEAAKKVQTLADAARSVNPNVLVLCHGGPIANPEDAQYILDNTDGVVGFYGASSVERFPTESGIKAQTEKFKEITFKR, from the coding sequence ATGTCTAGGCAGACAATCCTCGAACGTCTTCATACCCAGGTTGAATCGGGCCACCCCATCGTTGGCGGCGGCGCAGGCACTGGAATCTCCGCAAAAGCGGCAGAAGCAGGTGGAATTGACTTGATCATCATTTACAACTCCGGTCGCTTTCGTATGGCTGGACGTGGATCGCTTTCTGGCCTCCTTGCTTATGGCAATGCCAATGAGATTGTCATGGAAATGGCTAACGAAGTCTTGCCAGTCGTGAAAAAGACCCCTGTCATCGCCGGCGTCAATGGAACCGATCCTTTTGTTGTGATGGAGCATTTTCTTAAGAAGATCAAAGCGATTGGCTTCGCCGGTGTCCAGAACTTCCCTACTGTAGGTCTCATTGACGGGATTTTCCGTCAAAACCTAGAAGAGACCGGCATGGGATTCGGTCCGGAAATTGACATGATCCGCATGGCTCACGAGATGGATTTGCTCACCACTCCGTATGCTTTTGATGAGGAACAAGCTCGAGAACTGACCAAAGCCGGTGCCGACATCCTAGTTCCACATATGGGTCTCACGACATCTGGTTCCATTGGCGCTCGAACTGCTCTCACTCTAGAGGAAGCGGCGAAAAAGGTTCAGACACTGGCTGATGCTGCTAGGTCTGTAAACCCCAATGTCTTAGTCTTGTGCCACGGAGGGCCAATCGCTAACCCCGAAGACGCCCAGTACATTCTTGACAACACGGATGGTGTGGTTGGATTCTACGGTGCTTCTTCTGTGGAGCGCTTCCCCACAGAGTCTGGCATCAAAGCACAAACTGAGAAGTTCAAGGAGATTACCTTTAAGAGATAA